TGATTTCTAAGCTCGTAAGCAGGAGCATGTTTATGCCGGAAAAAGAAACCATTGAGAGAGCACAGGAAGATGCGCGGGAAGGCAAGTCGCCAAGCACGCAGGCCGGCGAATTTGTCCGCGAGGAAATGCATCACGTGCGGGAAGGGAAGCACGGCGCACGCAATACCAAGCAGGCGATAGCCATCGGGCTCTCGAAGGCGCGCCGCGCGGGAGTAACCCTGAAACCACCTGCTAAGGGCAAGGCGTCTGCTAAGACCCGGAAGCAGGCTGAACGCGCATATCGTCGCGGAAAGAGTTTTTCACGGCGCAAGCCGTCGAGCACCCGTTCACGGGCAGTCCGAGGTGCACTGAAGAGAGAAGGCAAATCGGCAGCCTCGCCCGGCTCGCTATCGCGGCAGGCGCACACCGCCGCCCGGAAACGCGGAAGCACTGCCCGCAGCCGCGCCGCCAAGAAGGCTGCCCGTACCCGTCAACGCCGGGGAAGCGGCAGGTCAACACGGAGAACGGCAAGCACACGCTCTCGTTAACTGGGCACGCTTGGGCTAGGTAGTTTGGCTAGCTGAGATTGATTTTTTCTGCGGGAGCGAATCCACGGGTGGAAATTGCGGGTATTCTTAATACAGGTGATGCGAGCAAGATCAGTCCGCGGCATCGTTGGAAGAAGGAGTGCCCGATGCGCCATCGTTGGCTGTTGTTTTGTCTAGTAGGCCTGAGCGCGATCACTTATGCGCAAGTGACCGTCACCTCACAAGGTTTCGCCACCAGTTCGGGCTGGGCCGTGCCCGGAGCCCCGATTTCACCGCCGCTGCTGTATACCCCTTCGGTGCATCTCGGCGACGTCTCAACTGCGACGGTTGAGGTCCCTCCAGGAGTGGTAAACACTTCGTCATCTCAAATTGAATATCCCGCCGGCCTGCAATCCTGGGGAACAGCCTGGCAGGTTGCCAGTGCGCAGCCGGGCAGCGAGAACATACTCACGGCGGAGCAAGCGCCGCCGTCGGCGCCAGTTCAAGCTCCTATTAGTGCTCAGGCCGCCGGTCAGTCACGCTTCAATTTCGGCGTCGCACAGTTCGACTCGCCATATTCCAGGTTCTCCAAAGACGAGAGCCGAAGTCTTGCCGAGATCGCTGCCGCTGCCAAAAAGCATAAGAAACCCGCAGTACGTACCTATTCGAACGAAGATATAGAGAAACTGAAGCGCTGAGTCGATCGACTCTGACGCCAACCTGCACAGAGCTGCGCGGCATAGTTCTGGTAGAGCCTATCTCATAAACCGACTCCAGTCCGTCTGGCGATTCGCAAAATCCGTCACGCTCTCCACGACGACGGCGAGCGCCTGCCCTCGGAATTAACAGACCCCAAACAAGCCCATGACAACTCCGCCCCGTCCGCAGGCATACCGTTAGGGCCGCGCCACAGCCGACAAAGGAGATCGCAGAATGTACGTCACCCCAGCGTTTCATCCGTCTTCCCGGGCTCTCTCACGGCACCGCTCACCCGGCGAAGCCGCCTTTTCAATAAGGAGACAAGAAATGAGAATGTGGAATATGCGTTGGTTTGTACTTGTCTTTGGGTGCGCTGCCTTGATGACCTTGTCGTCGAAGGCATCCGCCCAGAACGTACCCTTCAAGGTGTACATCACCGGGCTGACACAGCTTGATACAGGATTCGATCCGATTGATGGCCCCATTGCAGATTTCTATGCCAAGGTCACCATTAACGGCGTTCAGCAGG
This Terriglobales bacterium DNA region includes the following protein-coding sequences:
- a CDS encoding DNA-binding protein, whose product is MPEKETIERAQEDAREGKSPSTQAGEFVREEMHHVREGKHGARNTKQAIAIGLSKARRAGVTLKPPAKGKASAKTRKQAERAYRRGKSFSRRKPSSTRSRAVRGALKREGKSAASPGSLSRQAHTAARKRGSTARSRAAKKAARTRQRRGSGRSTRRTASTRSR